Proteins encoded by one window of Mycoplasma capricolum subsp. capricolum ATCC 27343:
- the dnaA gene encoding chromosomal replication initiator protein DnaA, with the protein MNLNDILKELKLSLIANKNIDESVYNDYIKTINIYKKDLSNYVVVVKSQFGLLAIKQFRPTIENEIKKILKQPVNISFTYEQEYQKQLEKTESINKDHSDIISKKNKKVNENTFENFVIGSSNEQAFIAVQTVSKNPGISYNPLFIYGESGMGKTHLLKAAKNYIESNFSDLKVSYMSGDEFARKAVDILQKTHKEIEQFKNEVCQNDVLIIDDVQFLSYKEKTNEIFFTIFNNFIENDKQLFFSSDKSPELLNGFDNRLITRFNMGLSIAIQKLDNKTATAIIKKEIKNQNIKTEVTNEAINFISNYYSDDVRKIKGSVSRLNFWSQQNPEEKVITIEIISDLFRDIPTSKLGILNVKKIKEVVSEKYGISVNAIDGKARSKSIVTARHIAMYLTKEILNHTLAQIGEEFGGRDHTTVINAERKIEMMLKKDKQLKKTVDILKNKILTK; encoded by the coding sequence ATGAACCTAAACGATATTTTAAAAGAACTCAAACTAAGTTTAATAGCAAATAAAAATATTGATGAATCTGTGTATAACGACTATATTAAAACAATTAATATTTATAAAAAAGATTTATCTAATTATGTTGTTGTTGTTAAATCACAATTTGGCTTATTGGCTATAAAACAATTTCGTCCAACTATTGAAAATGAGATAAAAAAGATTTTAAAACAACCAGTAAATATTAGTTTTACATATGAACAAGAATATCAAAAACAATTAGAAAAAACTGAATCAATAAATAAAGATCATTCCGATATTATTAGTAAAAAAAATAAAAAAGTAAATGAAAATACATTTGAAAATTTTGTAATCGGTTCAAGTAATGAACAAGCTTTTATAGCAGTTCAAACAGTAAGTAAAAATCCTGGAATTTCTTATAATCCATTATTCATTTATGGTGAATCTGGAATGGGAAAAACTCATTTATTAAAGGCTGCAAAAAACTATATTGAATCTAATTTTTCTGATCTAAAAGTTAGTTATATGAGTGGTGATGAGTTTGCAAGAAAAGCAGTTGATATATTACAAAAAACTCATAAAGAGATTGAGCAATTTAAAAATGAAGTATGTCAAAATGATGTATTAATTATTGATGATGTTCAATTTTTAAGTTATAAAGAAAAAACTAATGAAATATTTTTTACTATTTTTAATAACTTTATAGAAAATGATAAACAGCTGTTTTTTTCAAGTGATAAATCTCCTGAATTATTAAATGGTTTTGATAATAGATTAATTACTAGATTTAATATGGGGTTAAGTATTGCTATTCAAAAACTAGATAATAAAACAGCAACAGCTATCATTAAAAAAGAGATTAAAAATCAAAACATTAAAACAGAAGTGACTAATGAAGCAATTAATTTTATTTCTAATTATTATTCAGATGATGTTAGAAAAATTAAAGGAAGTGTTTCAAGATTAAACTTTTGATCTCAACAAAATCCAGAAGAAAAAGTTATTACTATAGAAATAATTTCTGATCTATTTAGAGATATACCTACTTCAAAATTAGGTATTTTAAATGTTAAAAAAATTAAAGAAGTTGTTAGTGAAAAATATGGTATTTCAGTTAATGCTATTGATGGAAAGGCTAGAAGTAAATCAATTGTAACAGCAAGACACATAGCAATGTATTTAACAAAAGAAATTTTAAATCACACTTTAGCTCAAATTGGAGAAGAATTTGGTGGTAGAGACCACACAACAGTTATTAATGCTGAAAGAAAAATAGAAATGATGTTAAAAAAAGACAAACAATTAAAAAAGACTGTTGATATTTTAAAGAATAAAATTTTAACAAAATAA